One genomic region from Leptospira tipperaryensis encodes:
- a CDS encoding TIGR04452 family lipoprotein, whose translation MKNILIVFLLIVTMTFSCSGFYDLVGSKTVKSTEAAFQLQDAVFIGMVTIVGTTSNRLGSLTSISFIDSVAGIDAKDTSALYEKKKVDACADSILSSIVLTSNIDSGLIAASSCKLKKLP comes from the coding sequence ATGAAAAATATTCTGATTGTGTTTCTGCTGATCGTAACGATGACTTTTTCTTGTTCGGGATTTTATGATTTGGTCGGTTCTAAGACCGTAAAGAGTACAGAGGCTGCGTTCCAGCTTCAGGATGCGGTTTTTATAGGAATGGTAACGATCGTCGGAACTACGAGCAATCGTTTAGGAAGTCTTACGTCCATTTCTTTCATCGATTCGGTCGCGGGAATCGACGCTAAGGATACCTCTGCATTGTATGAAAAGAAAAAAGTAGACGCGTGTGCGGATTCGATTCTTTCTTCGATCGTGTTGACTAGCAATATCGACTCGGGTCTGATCGCGGCTTCTTCCTGTAAGTTGAAAAAGCTTCCTTAA
- a CDS encoding TIGR02757 family protein: MNLNPADQKLRKTLEKIFEKYESPEFLSSDPIEFPHSYTNPRDREIAGFIAALFSYGNVKAIKNHLRHLFSICGNSPHSFLLTQDLSFIRKELKPYRFQKSADILLFLRTLQECLQNEPTQSLEPLFFLPREGEFNLTPQKQKLLELGGILRQRILSFQIRFRAISQKINSKGVSSYGYKFLVGQGFNTSSLKRYSMYLRWMVRKNFPDLGIYDSISQEELLYPLDVHIQRIASVLEISSRKTPDWKKAEEITAFFRKIFPEDPARGDFALSRLGILRQCKSKYVFELCESCQIRNVCKVFERKDKKISQA, translated from the coding sequence TTGAATCTCAATCCCGCAGACCAAAAGCTTAGAAAGACACTTGAAAAAATCTTCGAGAAGTACGAATCTCCTGAATTCCTTTCCAGTGATCCGATAGAGTTCCCACATTCTTATACAAATCCTAGAGACCGGGAAATAGCCGGCTTTATCGCGGCCCTCTTTTCTTATGGAAATGTCAAAGCCATCAAGAACCATCTTAGACATCTCTTCTCAATTTGTGGGAACTCCCCTCATTCCTTTCTCCTAACGCAGGACCTCTCTTTCATTCGAAAAGAACTCAAACCCTACCGATTTCAAAAATCCGCCGACATACTCCTCTTTCTCCGAACCCTCCAAGAATGTCTTCAAAACGAACCGACCCAAAGTCTGGAACCCCTCTTCTTTCTTCCTCGGGAAGGAGAATTCAACCTCACCCCACAAAAACAAAAACTTCTTGAACTCGGAGGAATTCTTCGCCAAAGAATTCTCTCTTTCCAAATTCGATTTAGGGCAATCTCGCAAAAAATAAATTCCAAAGGTGTGAGTTCCTACGGATACAAATTCCTAGTCGGGCAAGGGTTCAACACCTCGTCCCTCAAAAGATATTCGATGTATCTGCGTTGGATGGTCCGAAAGAATTTCCCTGATCTGGGAATTTACGATTCCATCTCTCAGGAGGAACTACTCTATCCGCTTGATGTGCATATTCAAAGAATCGCAAGCGTTCTTGAGATCAGTTCCCGTAAAACACCGGATTGGAAAAAGGCGGAAGAAATCACGGCCTTCTTTCGAAAAATTTTTCCGGAAGATCCGGCGCGAGGAGATTTTGCGTTGAGTCGTTTGGGAATTTTAAGACAGTGCAAATCAAAATATGTGTTTGAACTCTGTGAGAGTTGTCAGATTCGAAACGTTTGCAAAGTCTTCGAAAGAAAGGATAAAAAGATATCTCAAGCCTAA
- a CDS encoding adenylosuccinate synthase: MPASLVVGTQWGDEGKAKVIDFLSKDTDIIVRYQGGANAGHTVVVHGKKYVFHLVPSGVIYDQTICVIGNGVVLDPLFFIEECDRLQKEGFPVYDKLLLSDACHLLFPYHSQIDSARETTLSQEHKIGTTKKGIGVCYADKMMRTGLRVGDLLDDSYQSRLKHLVEEKNRELDKLYGMPPVSYSEINEGLKFFLSKVKKNIINTAYYLDNELKRGKRILLEGAQGTGLDVDFGTYPYVTSSNPTTGGALIGTGISFQHLKHVIGITKAYTTRVGEGPFPTELLGEPGEALRQKGGEFGATTGRPRRCGWFDAEMLKHSVRINGITSIALTKIDILSDYDSIPVAVGYKLNGKTLDCFPSQCLEKVEVVYEEFPGWKTDISGISEFQKLPEKCKDYISTLEKLIGVKINLVSTGPDRKDTIHGDSF, from the coding sequence ATGCCCGCATCGTTAGTAGTAGGAACCCAATGGGGTGATGAAGGAAAAGCGAAAGTTATCGACTTTCTCTCCAAGGACACGGACATCATCGTTCGTTATCAGGGCGGTGCGAACGCCGGTCATACCGTGGTCGTTCACGGGAAGAAGTATGTGTTTCATTTGGTTCCTTCCGGAGTGATCTACGACCAGACGATCTGTGTGATCGGAAACGGAGTCGTTTTGGATCCTCTTTTCTTTATAGAAGAATGTGATCGTCTTCAGAAGGAAGGTTTTCCTGTTTATGACAAACTTTTGTTAAGCGACGCTTGTCATCTTTTGTTTCCGTATCATTCTCAGATCGATTCCGCGAGAGAAACCACTCTCAGCCAGGAACACAAGATCGGGACCACAAAAAAAGGGATCGGAGTCTGTTACGCCGATAAGATGATGAGAACGGGTTTGAGGGTAGGGGATCTTTTAGACGATTCTTATCAATCCCGTCTCAAACATCTCGTGGAAGAAAAAAATCGCGAGTTGGACAAACTCTACGGAATGCCTCCCGTTTCCTACAGCGAAATCAACGAAGGTCTGAAATTCTTTCTTTCCAAAGTAAAGAAGAACATTATAAATACTGCATATTACCTCGACAACGAACTGAAAAGAGGAAAAAGAATTCTTCTGGAAGGCGCACAAGGAACCGGTCTGGACGTGGATTTCGGGACTTATCCTTACGTTACGAGTTCCAATCCTACGACCGGAGGGGCTCTGATCGGAACCGGAATTTCTTTCCAACATCTCAAACACGTGATCGGAATTACAAAAGCTTATACTACGAGAGTGGGAGAAGGTCCTTTTCCAACCGAGTTGTTGGGAGAACCCGGAGAAGCGCTTCGTCAGAAGGGCGGAGAATTCGGCGCTACGACGGGACGTCCGAGACGTTGTGGTTGGTTTGATGCGGAGATGTTAAAACATTCGGTTCGGATCAATGGGATTACTTCGATCGCTTTGACAAAGATCGATATTCTTTCCGATTATGATTCGATTCCAGTCGCGGTCGGTTATAAGCTCAATGGAAAAACTCTGGATTGTTTTCCTTCTCAGTGTTTGGAAAAAGTAGAAGTTGTCTATGAAGAGTTTCCGGGTTGGAAGACCGACATTTCCGGAATCAGTGAGTTTCAAAAACTTCCCGAGAAATGTAAGGATTATATTTCCACTTTGGAAAAACTGATCGGGGTGAAAATCAATCTCGTATCAACGGGTCCGGATCGTAAGGACACGATTCATGGGGATTCTTTTTAA
- a CDS encoding ATP phosphoribosyltransferase regulatory subunit, whose amino-acid sequence MNQKLPEPSQKKWIPDGFHFLGPEDSKDRRILLETVSGVLKKKGYSEVFLPAFDYSSTFLQTVSAPDSSSLFRIRDLSGNEISPSIDLTVQAVKGMAGFSHQKENQNIFYVGRIFRETAKGSVSRKEVLQIGAESIGASGKENTLRILEELDEIISLLPLENELTLVLGNVNLFHSIVQEYSLTQSEIEILSTLLYQKNVNEIERIFGVKKNHSNLIRLLNALVLNFSLDSLKNSLNLDSLSENLKKSLGVVLEETSWLLKAWDSKKRKIDLCIDFSLLRDLNYYTGFVFQGYLQGSPDPVLTGGAYDHLYEMFSGVQKNASGYALVVNTLEASLKSPLSDLRS is encoded by the coding sequence ATGAATCAAAAACTCCCAGAACCCAGCCAGAAAAAATGGATCCCGGACGGGTTTCACTTCCTTGGTCCAGAAGACAGCAAAGACAGACGCATCTTACTCGAGACCGTCTCCGGTGTTCTTAAAAAAAAAGGCTATTCCGAAGTATTCTTACCCGCATTTGATTACAGCTCGACCTTTCTTCAGACGGTCTCAGCTCCCGATTCTTCTTCTCTCTTTCGAATCCGAGATCTTTCCGGAAACGAAATCTCACCGAGCATCGATTTAACGGTGCAAGCCGTAAAGGGGATGGCCGGTTTCTCGCACCAGAAGGAAAACCAGAACATCTTCTACGTGGGAAGAATTTTTAGAGAAACCGCCAAAGGGAGCGTATCGCGAAAAGAAGTTTTGCAGATCGGCGCGGAATCGATCGGAGCCTCGGGCAAAGAAAACACACTTCGGATTTTGGAAGAATTGGACGAGATCATTTCTCTTCTTCCTCTCGAGAATGAACTGACGCTCGTGCTCGGTAACGTTAACCTCTTTCATTCCATCGTTCAGGAATATTCTCTTACCCAGAGCGAGATAGAAATTCTTTCCACTTTGTTATATCAGAAAAACGTAAACGAGATCGAAAGAATTTTCGGAGTAAAGAAGAATCATTCCAATCTCATCCGTTTGTTAAACGCACTCGTTCTCAACTTCAGTCTGGATTCTTTGAAGAATTCTTTAAATCTGGATTCTCTTTCCGAAAATCTTAAAAAAAGTCTCGGGGTCGTTCTGGAAGAGACGTCTTGGCTTTTAAAAGCTTGGGATTCTAAAAAGAGAAAGATCGATCTTTGTATCGACTTTTCCCTTTTGAGAGATTTGAATTATTATACAGGATTTGTCTTTCAAGGTTATCTGCAAGGTTCTCCGGATCCGGTTCTTACCGGAGGAGCCTACGATCATCTCTACGAAATGTTTTCCGGAGTTCAGAAGAACGCAAGCGGTTACGCACTCGTGGTGAATACGTTAGAGGCATCCTTAAAATCCCCTCTTTCCGATCTCAGATCATGA
- a CDS encoding hydroxymethylglutaryl-CoA lyase: MKVKITEVGPRDGLQNEKVPVSTKDKFEYIQLLVRAGLTNIEATSFVKKESIPQLADAAELSALLNLNGPVQFSALTPNIKGYEAAKNAGYKEVAVFTAASESFTKKNINRTIEESVEGFKEIFKLAQQDGIRVRGYVSTVIDCPYEGKIDPRKVLEVSKILLDQGAYEISLGETIGTGVPAEVERLLELLLKEIPANKLAGHFHDTYGMAIANVEKAFSMGIRSFDSSSGGLGGCPYAKGAAGNLATDDLVYFLEKSGVPTGIDPSLLWEASAFMEKAVSRDLQSRTYIATKKKREV; the protein is encoded by the coding sequence ATGAAAGTCAAGATCACAGAAGTCGGACCAAGAGACGGACTACAAAACGAAAAAGTCCCGGTATCCACGAAGGATAAATTCGAATATATTCAACTCCTCGTCCGAGCCGGTTTGACAAACATCGAAGCAACTTCTTTTGTTAAAAAAGAATCCATTCCTCAGTTGGCAGACGCAGCCGAGCTTTCCGCGCTCTTAAATCTGAACGGACCCGTTCAATTCTCCGCACTCACACCCAACATAAAAGGATACGAAGCCGCTAAAAACGCGGGTTATAAAGAAGTGGCCGTATTCACCGCCGCGTCGGAATCATTTACAAAAAAGAATATCAATCGAACGATCGAAGAATCCGTCGAAGGCTTTAAAGAAATCTTTAAACTGGCTCAACAAGACGGAATCCGGGTTCGCGGTTACGTCTCGACCGTGATCGATTGTCCTTACGAGGGTAAGATCGATCCTAGAAAAGTTTTGGAAGTTTCCAAAATTCTTTTGGATCAAGGAGCATACGAAATTTCTCTCGGAGAAACGATTGGCACGGGAGTTCCCGCAGAAGTCGAAAGATTGTTGGAACTTCTTCTCAAAGAAATTCCGGCCAATAAATTAGCGGGACATTTCCACGATACATACGGAATGGCGATCGCGAATGTAGAGAAAGCATTTTCTATGGGAATCCGTTCTTTCGACTCTTCCTCCGGAGGACTTGGAGGTTGCCCCTACGCAAAGGGCGCGGCTGGGAATTTAGCGACCGATGATCTCGTTTATTTTTTGGAAAAGTCGGGAGTTCCCACAGGAATCGATCCGAGTCTTCTCTGGGAAGCTTCCGCTTTTATGGAAAAAGCAGTCTCTCGAGACCTTCAATCCCGTACCTATATAGCAACTAAGAAAAAAAGAGAAGTTTGA